Proteins encoded together in one Chloroflexota bacterium window:
- the fusA gene encoding elongation factor G, producing the protein MAKYKVEQLRNVALLGHGSSGKTSLSEALLYDSGGISRMGRVENGSTVSDWDPEEQRRGFSVNASIIPCEWQGYKLNILDTPGYMDFIGEVISAVRVADAAIVVLDAVSGVEVGTEAVWAHADGRKLPRFAFINKMDRENASFEGAIAQLRDAFPGNFVPLQLPIGAEANFQGIVDLVEQKAYIGDSGEPSDVPAEMADAVEEARVQLIEAAAESDDDLIMKYLEGEELTPDEIRRGLSIGVRDGSVIPVLCGSATKNVGVHALLKAIVDFLPSPLEAPKETAKILGSEEEVELTPDPAGPLAALAFKTVADPYVGKLTYFRVMSGTLKSDSRVYNSRTQQEERIGQLFTVRGKEQINVDEVIAGDLGAVAKLSHTLTGDTLCDQGTPLILEGMTFPHPLYEVAVSPKTKADSAKMGPALTRLCEEDPTLQWRQESATRETILAGLGEAHIDVAVRRLESKFGVGVETSIPKVPYRETISRVASAQYRHKKQTGGAGQFAEVHLRVEPLERGAGFEYVNEVFGGAISSSFIPSIEKGIRQVMEQGVIAGYPVVDIKAAVYDGKEHPVDSKDIAFQIAGREVFKLAVQQAGPILLEPIMNVTITVPEQYMGDVLGDLNTKRARVQGMEQVRGKSIIRAQVPLAEMQRYGTDLRSLTQGRGIYTMEFSHYEPVPSHIAERIIAEAKQGSNSDK; encoded by the coding sequence ATGGCAAAGTATAAGGTTGAGCAGTTGCGTAACGTTGCCCTGTTAGGCCACGGCAGCTCGGGCAAGACCTCGTTGTCAGAGGCGTTGCTCTACGATAGTGGTGGCATCTCTCGCATGGGCCGGGTGGAGAATGGCTCTACTGTGTCCGATTGGGACCCGGAGGAGCAGCGGCGGGGCTTTTCCGTGAACGCCTCCATCATCCCGTGTGAGTGGCAGGGGTATAAGCTGAACATCCTGGATACCCCGGGCTATATGGACTTCATTGGCGAGGTGATCAGCGCCGTGCGTGTGGCGGACGCCGCGATCGTCGTGCTGGACGCGGTGTCGGGCGTGGAGGTGGGGACCGAGGCCGTGTGGGCTCATGCGGATGGGCGCAAGCTGCCTCGGTTCGCCTTTATCAACAAGATGGATCGGGAGAACGCGTCCTTTGAGGGGGCGATCGCCCAATTGCGTGATGCGTTCCCCGGAAATTTCGTGCCGTTGCAGCTCCCCATTGGGGCGGAGGCCAACTTCCAGGGGATCGTGGACCTGGTGGAGCAGAAGGCCTATATCGGGGATAGCGGCGAGCCCTCGGATGTGCCGGCCGAGATGGCCGACGCGGTCGAGGAGGCTCGGGTTCAGCTGATCGAGGCGGCAGCCGAGAGCGATGATGATCTGATCATGAAGTACCTGGAAGGGGAGGAACTGACGCCCGATGAGATCCGGCGCGGCCTCAGCATCGGCGTGCGAGATGGCAGCGTGATCCCGGTGCTCTGCGGTTCCGCCACGAAGAACGTAGGCGTGCATGCCCTGCTGAAGGCGATCGTCGACTTCCTCCCGTCGCCTCTGGAGGCTCCGAAGGAGACGGCCAAGATCCTGGGGAGCGAGGAAGAGGTGGAGCTGACCCCGGATCCGGCTGGCCCGTTGGCCGCGCTGGCCTTTAAGACGGTGGCCGACCCCTATGTGGGCAAACTGACGTATTTCCGGGTGATGTCGGGCACGCTGAAGTCGGACAGCCGGGTGTATAATTCCCGCACTCAGCAGGAGGAGCGTATCGGTCAGCTCTTCACGGTGCGGGGCAAGGAGCAGATCAACGTCGACGAGGTCATCGCCGGTGATTTGGGCGCGGTGGCCAAGCTGTCCCACACGCTGACCGGGGATACGCTGTGCGATCAGGGAACGCCCTTGATTTTGGAGGGTATGACCTTCCCCCATCCGCTGTATGAGGTGGCCGTCTCGCCCAAGACCAAGGCGGACTCGGCCAAGATGGGGCCTGCGCTCACACGGCTGTGCGAGGAGGATCCGACGTTGCAGTGGCGGCAGGAGTCGGCTACCCGGGAGACCATTCTGGCCGGCCTGGGTGAGGCGCACATCGATGTCGCCGTGCGGCGTCTGGAGTCCAAGTTCGGTGTGGGTGTGGAGACCAGCATCCCCAAGGTCCCGTATCGGGAGACCATCTCCCGGGTGGCTTCGGCGCAGTACCGGCACAAGAAGCAGACCGGTGGTGCCGGGCAGTTCGCCGAGGTGCACCTGCGGGTCGAGCCGCTGGAGCGAGGGGCCGGCTTCGAGTACGTCAATGAGGTCTTCGGTGGCGCGATCTCCAGCTCCTTCATCCCGTCGATTGAGAAGGGGATCCGCCAGGTCATGGAGCAGGGTGTGATCGCCGGCTATCCGGTGGTGGACATCAAGGCCGCCGTGTATGACGGCAAGGAACATCCGGTGGATTCCAAGGATATCGCGTTCCAGATCGCCGGGCGAGAGGTGTTCAAACTGGCGGTGCAGCAGGCCGGCCCGATCTTGCTCGAGCCCATCATGAACGTCACCATCACCGTGCCGGAGCAGTACATGGGGGACGTGCTGGGAGATCTGAACACTAAGCGAGCCCGTGTGCAGGGGATGGAGCAGGTGCGTGGGAAGAGCATCATTCGGGCGCAGGTACCGCTGGCCGAGATGCAGCGCTATGGGACGGATCTGCGGTCCCTGACGCAGGGGCGTGGCATCTATACAATGGAGTTCTCACACTACGAGCCCGTCCCCAGCCATATCGCGGAGCGTATCATCGCTGAGGCGAAGCAGGGCAGCAATTCGGACAAATGA
- a CDS encoding 4Fe-4S dicluster domain-containing protein: protein MAGSATPARVATFLEEVIAATPGDPHLELCLQCGTCGGSCPSGPDMDHTPRQLFAMIAAGLKDEVLRSNTPWYCVSCYYCVARCPQEVHITDVMYTLKQMAIREGLYRESSAAEVPEFSETFIDLVENYGRSFELGLATRYTLRHHPLNVVKMAPMGLELLRKGRMDLTPKRIKGLDQLQAILAKARELGGAA, encoded by the coding sequence ATGGCTGGATCTGCGACTCCTGCGCGGGTGGCCACCTTCCTGGAGGAGGTGATTGCCGCCACTCCGGGTGATCCGCACCTGGAGTTATGTCTGCAATGTGGCACATGTGGGGGGTCCTGTCCTTCCGGCCCGGATATGGATCATACGCCGCGTCAGTTGTTTGCGATGATCGCTGCCGGCTTGAAGGATGAAGTCCTGCGCAGCAACACCCCGTGGTATTGCGTCTCCTGCTATTACTGTGTAGCCCGCTGTCCCCAGGAAGTCCATATCACCGACGTCATGTATACCCTCAAGCAGATGGCGATTCGGGAGGGGTTGTACCGGGAATCCAGCGCCGCCGAAGTGCCGGAGTTTTCCGAGACCTTTATCGATCTTGTGGAGAACTATGGCCGTAGCTTCGAGCTGGGATTGGCGACCCGGTATACGTTGCGACACCATCCTCTGAATGTCGTCAAGATGGCTCCTATGGGGTTGGAGTTGCTGCGGAAGGGGCGCATGGACTTGACCCCCAAACGGATCAAGGGACTCGATCAATTGCAAGCGATTCTGGCGAAGGCCAGGGAGCTGGGAGGTGCGGCATGA
- a CDS encoding disulfide reductase, which translates to MKYSYYPGCSLERNAIAYHRSAMAVAAPLGIELAEIQDWNCCGATEYFSVDLLPAYSLVARNLALAAQQANGDQVVAPCSACFLNLSKTDRYMADSPELARKINTALAAGGLHYDPGTVRVRHLLDVIVNDIGYDAVAAKVTKPLHGLQVAPYYGCLIVRPGYQGVFDDPEYPTSLDKLMRTLGAKVVDFPLKTHCCGGHMTQISQPTAYELIRRLLKNAADYDADVIVTLCPMCQLNLDAFQGEVNKYFKTDYHIPVLYFTQLMGLAFGISAKELGIGKEFVDARPALSKIGVEAPEPEAPRRRRRGKKELPMPSMPEEE; encoded by the coding sequence ATGAAGTACAGCTACTATCCGGGGTGCTCCCTGGAGCGTAACGCGATCGCGTATCACCGGTCGGCGATGGCGGTTGCAGCCCCGCTGGGCATAGAGTTGGCCGAGATCCAGGATTGGAATTGTTGTGGCGCCACGGAGTATTTCAGCGTGGATTTGCTCCCCGCCTACTCCCTGGTGGCGCGCAATCTGGCGTTGGCGGCCCAGCAGGCGAATGGCGATCAGGTGGTGGCGCCGTGCAGCGCCTGCTTTCTTAACCTGAGCAAGACGGACCGTTACATGGCCGACTCGCCCGAGCTGGCGAGAAAGATCAATACGGCCTTGGCCGCCGGTGGGCTTCACTATGATCCCGGGACCGTGCGAGTGCGTCACCTGTTGGATGTCATCGTCAATGACATCGGGTATGACGCGGTGGCGGCCAAGGTGACCAAGCCGCTGCACGGCTTGCAGGTGGCGCCCTACTATGGCTGCCTGATCGTGCGGCCTGGCTATCAGGGCGTATTCGATGATCCCGAGTATCCCACCTCGCTGGATAAGCTGATGCGCACGTTGGGCGCCAAGGTCGTGGACTTCCCTCTGAAGACCCACTGCTGCGGCGGGCATATGACCCAGATCAGCCAGCCGACGGCTTACGAGCTGATCCGGCGGTTGCTCAAGAACGCCGCCGATTACGATGCGGATGTGATCGTGACGCTGTGCCCCATGTGCCAGCTGAACCTGGACGCCTTCCAGGGCGAGGTCAACAAGTACTTTAAGACGGACTATCACATCCCCGTGCTCTATTTCACCCAATTGATGGGCTTGGCTTTCGGCATCTCGGCCAAGGAGTTGGGAATCGGCAAGGAGTTCGTGGATGCCCGACCGGCGCTCTCCAAGATCGGCGTAGAGGCTCCGGAGCCGGAGGCCCCCAGGCGTCGACGACGGGGAAAGAAGGAGCTCCCCATGCCGAGCATGCCGGAGGAGGAGTGA
- a CDS encoding CoB--CoM heterodisulfide reductase iron-sulfur subunit A family protein yields MSEARVGVYICHCGTNIAGTVDVEEVARWAGEQPHVVVARDYKFMCSSLGQDLIEQDIKEQGLTRVVVAACSPHMHEKTFRGACERAGLNPFLFEMANIREQDSWATSDREAATHKAKALVKGAIERVVYNQPLEPLEVEIKPGTLIVGGGIAGITAALELANAGYPVYLVEREPSIGGHMAQLDKTFPTLDCSACILTPKMVEAGQHPNITLLSYSEVEKVDGYLGNFTVTVRKKARYVKEDLCTGCGECENRCPKRVVDEVFEAGLGYRKAIYRPFPQAVPKYPVIDKENCLWFQIGKCRVCERFCPTGAIDYEQEDEILELEVGNIILATGYDLFDPRRIPQYGYGRLANVFTSLEFERMVNAAGPTGGQIVLRDGETRPKSVAIIHCVGSRDKNYNEYCSKVCCMYSLKFAHLVHERLPDAEVYNFYIDIRTPGKGYEEFYHRLLEEGTHFIRGRVAEVTDAARMPGEEGKIIVQVEDTLIGKQRRIPVDMVILSAGLEARHDSKEVAQLFGLGCDFNGFFVERHPKLDPVATMTEGVLIAGACQGPKDIPDTVAQGAAAAARVASLISQRVVEMEPIRAHIDEDRCSGCRICNELCPYSAIVFHEDRQVSEVITALCQGCGACVAACPSEAIAGAHFTREQLMSQIEGILWDVRSLAGRESEKEAVSA; encoded by the coding sequence ATGAGCGAAGCGCGCGTTGGCGTCTACATCTGTCACTGTGGAACCAATATCGCCGGGACGGTGGATGTGGAAGAGGTGGCCCGGTGGGCCGGCGAGCAGCCCCACGTAGTCGTGGCCCGGGATTACAAGTTCATGTGCTCCAGCCTGGGGCAGGATCTCATCGAGCAGGATATCAAGGAGCAGGGATTGACCCGGGTGGTGGTGGCCGCCTGTTCGCCCCACATGCACGAGAAGACCTTCCGGGGCGCCTGCGAGCGAGCGGGGTTGAACCCCTTCCTCTTCGAGATGGCCAACATCCGTGAGCAGGATTCATGGGCGACCAGCGACCGTGAGGCGGCAACCCACAAGGCCAAGGCCCTGGTCAAAGGAGCCATCGAGCGGGTCGTCTATAATCAGCCGTTGGAGCCGCTGGAGGTGGAGATCAAGCCCGGCACCCTGATCGTGGGAGGGGGGATCGCCGGGATCACGGCGGCGCTGGAGCTGGCCAACGCGGGGTACCCCGTGTACCTGGTGGAACGAGAGCCGTCCATCGGCGGGCATATGGCGCAGCTGGACAAGACCTTCCCCACGTTGGATTGCTCGGCCTGTATCCTGACGCCCAAGATGGTGGAGGCCGGGCAGCACCCGAACATCACGCTGTTAAGCTACAGCGAGGTGGAGAAGGTCGATGGCTACCTGGGCAACTTCACCGTGACGGTTCGGAAGAAGGCCCGCTATGTGAAGGAGGACCTTTGCACCGGCTGCGGAGAATGTGAGAACCGATGCCCCAAGCGGGTGGTCGACGAGGTCTTCGAGGCGGGGCTGGGCTATCGCAAGGCCATCTACCGTCCGTTCCCGCAGGCGGTGCCCAAGTACCCGGTCATCGACAAGGAGAACTGCCTCTGGTTCCAGATCGGTAAGTGCCGCGTGTGCGAGCGCTTCTGCCCCACGGGTGCTATCGACTATGAGCAAGAGGACGAGATCCTGGAGCTGGAGGTGGGGAACATCATCCTGGCGACGGGGTACGATCTCTTTGATCCACGGCGGATCCCGCAATATGGCTATGGCCGGCTGGCCAACGTGTTCACCAGCCTGGAGTTCGAGCGGATGGTGAACGCGGCGGGCCCCACGGGTGGTCAGATCGTGCTGCGGGATGGGGAGACCAGGCCCAAGAGCGTCGCCATCATCCATTGTGTCGGCTCCCGAGATAAGAATTACAACGAGTACTGCTCCAAGGTCTGCTGCATGTACTCGCTGAAGTTCGCCCACCTGGTGCATGAGCGCCTGCCGGATGCGGAGGTGTACAACTTTTACATCGATATTCGCACTCCCGGCAAGGGATATGAGGAGTTCTATCACCGGCTTCTGGAGGAGGGCACCCACTTCATCCGGGGCCGGGTGGCGGAGGTCACCGATGCGGCGCGCATGCCCGGCGAGGAGGGCAAGATCATCGTCCAGGTGGAGGATACGCTGATCGGGAAGCAGCGGCGCATCCCGGTGGACATGGTGATCCTGAGCGCCGGGTTGGAGGCGCGCCACGATTCCAAGGAGGTGGCGCAGCTGTTTGGGTTGGGATGCGACTTCAACGGCTTCTTCGTGGAGCGACATCCCAAACTGGACCCGGTGGCGACGATGACGGAGGGTGTGCTCATCGCCGGCGCGTGCCAGGGGCCCAAGGATATCCCGGATACGGTGGCGCAGGGGGCTGCGGCTGCGGCCCGGGTGGCGAGCCTGATCAGCCAGCGAGTGGTGGAGATGGAGCCCATCCGTGCGCATATCGACGAGGATCGGTGCTCCGGATGCCGGATCTGCAACGAGCTGTGTCCGTACAGCGCCATCGTGTTCCACGAGGACCGACAGGTCTCGGAGGTGATCACGGCGTTGTGCCAGGGGTGTGGCGCGTGTGTGGCCGCGTGCCCCAGCGAGGCTATCGCTGGCGCGCACTTCACCCGGGAACAGCTGATGTCCCAGATCGAGGGCATCCTGTGGGATGTGCGATCGCTGGCCGGACGGGAATCGGAGAAGGAGGCGGTGTCGGCGTGA
- a CDS encoding hydrogenase iron-sulfur subunit, with translation MSDTYEPVIVGFLCNWCSYRAADLAGTSRLHYAPNMRPIRVMCSARVDPQFVLKALREGADGVLIAGCHPGECHYVEGNIKALRRYKLLQRLLAQFGIEPERVQIVWASASEGNVLAEAVDRMVEQLRALGPLRWQETVLGGDGHGPVEAGEPAAEEV, from the coding sequence ATGAGCGATACGTACGAGCCTGTCATCGTGGGCTTTCTGTGTAACTGGTGCTCCTACCGGGCGGCGGACCTGGCGGGCACGTCCCGTCTGCACTATGCTCCCAACATGCGGCCCATCCGGGTGATGTGCAGCGCCCGGGTGGATCCGCAGTTCGTGCTCAAGGCGTTGCGTGAGGGCGCGGATGGGGTGCTGATCGCCGGGTGCCATCCCGGGGAATGCCACTACGTGGAGGGGAACATCAAGGCGCTCCGCCGGTACAAGCTGCTGCAGCGGTTGCTGGCGCAGTTTGGGATCGAGCCGGAGCGTGTTCAGATCGTGTGGGCGTCGGCCTCTGAGGGGAACGTGTTGGCGGAAGCTGTGGACCGCATGGTGGAGCAGTTACGAGCTTTGGGGCCGCTGCGCTGGCAGGAGACCGTTTTAGGGGGCGATGGCCACGGCCCGGTTGAGGCTGGCGAGCCCGCGGCGGAGGAGGTGTGA
- a CDS encoding oxidoreductase gives MADKGKFAMYWAASCGGCEIAVLNIGEKILDVDANFDIVFWPCAADFKYKDVEGYPDGYIDLCLFNGAIRTSENEEMAHLLRQKSKILVAFGSCAYEGCIPALANLTSKEAIFRTAYLESPSTENPDGVLPQPVTQVPEGELHIPEFYETVKSLDQVVSVDYYIPGCPPEPHQIIAVLDAIIQGAELPPPGSIIGAGTVAVCEECPLEKHEKAIKRIYRPYEKRPEPGICLLEQGIICLGPATRSGCGARCPQVGMGCRGCYGPLDGVEDQGAKFLSAIASVIDVGEPGGEEADLDREIEAVMESLADPAGTFYRFSMAHSLLRRARVNGSGDGEGGTA, from the coding sequence ATGGCCGACAAGGGCAAATTCGCGATGTATTGGGCCGCCTCCTGTGGTGGCTGTGAGATCGCCGTGCTGAACATCGGGGAGAAGATCCTGGACGTCGATGCCAACTTCGACATCGTCTTCTGGCCCTGCGCGGCGGACTTCAAGTATAAGGATGTGGAGGGCTACCCGGACGGGTATATCGACCTCTGCCTCTTCAACGGGGCGATCCGAACCTCGGAGAACGAGGAGATGGCCCATCTGCTGCGTCAGAAGTCCAAGATCCTGGTGGCGTTCGGGTCCTGTGCCTATGAGGGGTGCATCCCGGCGCTCGCCAACCTGACTTCCAAGGAGGCGATCTTCCGGACGGCCTATCTGGAGAGCCCATCCACGGAGAACCCGGACGGCGTGCTGCCCCAGCCGGTGACGCAGGTGCCGGAGGGGGAGCTGCACATCCCGGAGTTCTACGAGACGGTGAAGTCGCTGGATCAGGTGGTGTCGGTGGATTACTATATCCCGGGTTGCCCGCCAGAGCCGCATCAGATCATCGCCGTGCTGGATGCGATCATCCAGGGGGCCGAGCTGCCGCCGCCCGGATCGATCATCGGGGCCGGCACGGTGGCGGTATGTGAGGAATGCCCGCTGGAGAAGCACGAGAAGGCCATCAAGCGGATCTATCGCCCCTATGAGAAGCGACCGGAGCCGGGGATCTGCCTGTTGGAGCAGGGGATCATCTGTCTGGGGCCGGCCACGCGCAGCGGCTGTGGCGCCCGCTGTCCGCAGGTGGGCATGGGGTGCCGTGGATGCTATGGGCCGCTGGATGGCGTGGAGGACCAGGGCGCGAAGTTCCTGTCGGCCATCGCGTCGGTGATCGACGTGGGAGAGCCCGGCGGGGAGGAGGCGGATCTGGATCGGGAGATCGAGGCCGTCATGGAGAGCCTGGCGGACCCGGCCGGCACCTTCTATCGGTTCAGCATGGCGCACTCGCTGCTGCGGCGTGCGCGGGTGAACGGTAGCGGCGATGGGGAAGGAGGGACGGCATGA